A genomic segment from Gracilinanus agilis isolate LMUSP501 chromosome 1, AgileGrace, whole genome shotgun sequence encodes:
- the MVB12A gene encoding multivesicular body subunit 12A, which translates to MDPGPAPDGAPITGLAWALASAVPPRGYSAITSTVEGTPANFGKGFAQKSGYFLCLSPGEIGTGSGNSSETLPENVVTDIQILNEKTPLPSGFTYISEFLDTKASVSKKKRVCMKLVPIGVADTAVFDVRLSGKNKVVPGYMRVGEIGGFAVWCKKGQVSKPKPLPKPRSISLEMKGLSLDRSSDSSEKLSPLSSRQGTIRRSDSIYEASSLYGISAMDGVPFVLHPKFEGKDNGPTGFSALADLTIKSLADIEEEYNYGFVVERTAAARLPPSVC; encoded by the exons ATGGATCCCGGGCCCGCCCCTGACGGAGCCCCGATAACTGGCCTGGCCTGGGCTTTAGCTTCGGCTGTCCCGCCCCGGGGCTACAGCGCG ATCACTAGCACAGTAGAGGGGACACCTGCCAACTTTGGAAAGGGGTTTGCACAAAAGTCTGGCTACTTCCTGTGCCTCAGTCCTGGGGAAATTGGGACTGGCAGTGGCAACAGCAGTGAG ACCCTCCCGGAAAATGTGGTCACAGATATCCAGATTCTAAATGAGAAAACACCTCTTCCCAGTGGCTTCACCTATATCAGCGAGTTCCTCGACACTA AGGCTTCAGTATCAAAAAAGAAACGGGTCTGCATGAAGCTGGTCCCCATTGGAGTGGCTGACACGGCTGTGTTTGATGTCCGTCTGAGTGGCAAGAACAAAGTGGTGCCAGGATACATGCGTGTTGG GGAAATAGGTGGCTTTGCAGTTTGGTGTAAGAAAGGTCAAGTGTCCAAGCCCAAGCCCCTTCCTAAGCCTCGGAGCATCAGCTTGGAGATGAAAGGCCTCTCCCTGGATAGGTCCAG TGACAGCTCCGAGAAGCTATCCCCATTGAGCTCAAGACAAGGGACTATCAGGCGGAGCGATTCCATCTACGAAGCGTCCAGTCTATATGGCATCTCAG CCATGGATGGGGTCCCCTTCGTCCTGCACCCCAAGTTTGAAGGCAAAGACAATGGTCCAACG GGCTTCTCTGCTTTAGCAGACCTGACCATCAAGTCTCTGGCTGACATCGAGGAAGAG TACAACTATGGCTTTGTGGTGGAGAGAACAGCAGCGGCCCGCCTGCCTCCCAGTGTCTGTTAG